One window of bacterium genomic DNA carries:
- a CDS encoding winged helix-turn-helix domain-containing protein has protein sequence MARELRVSEELLLALAHENVRTRTVRQLLAFLADTGMGLESGAAVTVPLLRRELAQMVGTSPETLSRVLHRLAREGALRLTRSGIWVQNPRRLRAILGDRA, from the coding sequence ATGGCCAGGGAGCTGCGCGTCTCCGAGGAGCTGCTGCTGGCCCTCGCCCACGAAAACGTGCGCACGCGGACCGTGCGGCAGCTCCTGGCCTTCCTGGCCGACACGGGGATGGGCCTGGAGAGCGGCGCGGCGGTCACCGTGCCCCTCTTGCGCCGCGAGCTGGCGCAGATGGTCGGCACGAGCCCGGAGACGCTCTCGCGCGTCCTGCATCGGCTCGCCCGAGAAGGCGCGCTGCGTCTGACGCGCTCGGGGATCTGGGTGCAGAACCCACGCCGCCTGCGGGCGATTCTCGGCG